In one window of Leptospira sp. GIMC2001 DNA:
- a CDS encoding winged helix-turn-helix transcriptional regulator, protein MKKTNKVHSNPCQPVNKSDLKFGNALLLFQEKWYLFILEALLKTPMGFNELSRRAKQVNPRTLSSRMQTLEKLNLVRKETIATNPPKNIYKLTLSGRDLSSVFKAIRKWSDKNGWMKIS, encoded by the coding sequence ATGAAGAAAACAAATAAAGTTCATTCTAATCCTTGTCAGCCTGTGAATAAAAGTGATCTCAAATTTGGAAATGCTTTGCTTTTATTCCAAGAAAAATGGTATCTATTTATCCTTGAAGCGCTCTTAAAAACTCCCATGGGGTTTAATGAACTTTCGAGACGTGCTAAACAGGTTAATCCAAGGACTCTTTCATCTAGAATGCAGACCCTCGAAAAATTGAATCTGGTTCGAAAGGAAACAATCGCGACAAATCCACCCAAAAATATCTATAAATTAACGCTATCTGGCAGAGATCTGAGCTCAGTATTTAAAGCCATCCGTAAATGGAGTGATAAAAATGGCTGGATGAAAATTTCTTAA
- a CDS encoding DoxX family protein — MKKQTLIYWLTILPFGLFALAGIAELIFIEHTIDSVGSLGYPWYVAYIVGSAKIIGGIVIVFGNRFSTLKEWAYAGFTIEFTGALVSHLVIGGNREIVILILVIAITIYSHRYWQRNVKK; from the coding sequence ATGAAGAAACAAACTTTGATTTACTGGCTTACAATACTACCATTTGGTTTATTTGCTTTAGCTGGAATTGCTGAACTAATATTTATAGAACATACGATTGATTCAGTCGGATCGCTAGGATACCCCTGGTATGTGGCTTATATTGTTGGATCGGCGAAAATAATCGGTGGAATCGTAATTGTATTTGGAAACCGATTTTCTACTCTCAAAGAGTGGGCTTATGCTGGATTCACAATAGAGTTTACAGGAGCTTTAGTGTCTCACTTGGTGATAGGTGGCAATCGAGAGATTGTGATTCTAATTCTTGTTATAGCTATAACGATATACTCGCATAGATACTGGCAGAGAAATGTAAAGAAATAA